TTGAAAAAATAGGCGTAAAAAAAGGATTAAATACTGTTAGTACTTAATCCTTTTGATTGATACTTGACCTTTTAGGCAGAAATATCTGCTTTTAACGCAGCTTGCACCACATCAATCCCTTTTTTATAGTTTTCCATAAATTGTTGGTATCCTTTTGCTATTGCAGGATCTGGCTGTGTAAGTGTAATCTTTGTTTGGTTAAAGATTTCTTGATCTAAATAAGTCTCTAAACGATATTGATCTTTTTTGCTGAGGTAGTTTGCTAACAGTGCAATTCCCCAAGCGCCGCCATCTGATGCAGTATCCATTGTCGCAACAGGCGTATTAAGGGCTGCCGCTAATATAGATTGTGCAACTTGCTCTGTTTTGAAAATACCGCCGTGTCCTAAAATATGTGTAATATTGATATTTTCTTGTTGCTGTAAAATATCCATACCTATTTTCATAGCACCGAAAGCACTATAGAGATGCACTCTAATAAAATTAGCAAGGCTAAATTTAGCATTGGTTGGGTGTAAAAATAATGGGCAGCCTTTGGTTAGCTTAACATTATGCTCTCCTGAATAGAAACCGTAAGAGAGTAATCCACCACAATCAGGATCACCTTGCAATGCTTTAAGGAATAGCTTGTTATAGAGCTCATCAGTATCTATATTAACACCAAAAGTTTGTAGTGTTTCATTGAAAAGATTGATCCAGTTATTGATATCAGTACTACAATTATTGGCGTGAGCCATTGCCACGAGTTTACCTGCTGGAGTAGTGACTAAATCCAATTCAGCATAGCTACGAGAGAGCGGTTTATCCAATACCACCATTGTAAAAGCAGACGTACCAGCAGAAATATTCCCTGTATTTTCTTTAATACTATTGGTTGCTATCATACCTGTTCCAGCATCACCTTCAGGTGGGCAAAGAGGTACACCTGCTTTTAACAGCCCTTTAGGATCTAGCAATCTAGCCCCTTTTTCCGTTAATTTTCCTGCATTTTGACCTGCAACGAGTACTGTTGGTAAAAGATTTTCTAATTTCCACTCTACTTGATAATCAGTAATCACTTGTCCAAATTTTGACAGTAATGTTTTATCATAAGATAACGTATTGGTATCAATTGGGAACATTCCTGAGGCATCGCCAATACCCAATACTTTTTCACCTGTTAATTGCCAATGTACATAGCCTGATAAGGTTGTTAAATAATCTATATCAGCAATATGTGGTTCTTTATCTAGGATGCATTGATAAAGGTGAGCAACACTCCAACGCTGTGGCACAGGATAATCAAAGAGACGTGTTAAGATTTGTGATGCAGGTAGAGTAATATTGTTACGCCATGTTTTAAAAGGACTGAGTTGATTTCCTGCTTTATCAAATGGAAGATAACCGTGCATCATTGCACTGATTCCCATTGCTTTTAACTGGGTAATATGAGTGCCATACTTTTGCGTTACATTGGCTTGTAAACTGGCATAGGCAGCTTGTAAATTATCCCATACTTCATCTAGATGATAAGTCCAAATAGAATCAATAAAACGATTTTCCCAGTCTGCATAACCTGTAGCTAATGTTTCACCACTTTCAGTGATCAAAACGGCTTTTATTCTTGTTGAGCCCAATTCAATACCGACGATAGCGTCACCATTATCAATTAACTGTTTATTTTTTTGCATAAGCGACTCCTTACTGTTGTTAAGCTTTAGCTTGTCATAATTAACACTCTATTTTTTGTAGCATATCTGAGAAATTAACCTCTATATAGTTTTTTTCTAATATAACACGAGTTTGAGCATTTTGCTCAATTTTTGCTAATTGGGAAATACAATCACTTAAACTACAAGCGGTATGATTGACACAATTTTTTGCAAAAAACTCACTTAAACTGACCGCTTGTTGATTGAATAAATTCAACAATAATTGTTGTAAATTTTGTTCTCGTAAGCACTGTGGCACTTTATTAATAGTTAAACGAGTTTGCCCTTGCCAGTGTTTTTCTATAATTTCAAACCCTAAAATAGTAAGCTGTTGCTCACATTGTTGCCACGCAATAGTTTGAACTTCATCAAGGGTTAAACTTAATGGAATGAGCAATACTTTGGTTTCATTTTTTTTCAGTTCAGCTTGTAATGTTAATTCTGCCAATTTTTTTAATGAAACTAAATAAAATACCTCTTGTTTTTTCAACAGCAGCGCTTTATTCTGCACGATGGTAAGTGCTTGAGTGTAGTCTGAATTTGATTGAGTAAGCGGTGTGATCTCTGCTGTTTTTTGCAAATTTTCATTAAAATCTGACCGCTTAATAGGTGAGGTATTTAAGGTTGTATTTTCACTATGCAATAACTCGCCATAAAGACGTTGTGAGGACTTACTTACGCTAGGAGAAGTATAAGATGGCGAACGATTAAAACTTAAACCTTGCGAGTAATTTTCTTGGTATCGTTCCGCAAAAATATTTTTTCCAGCAGCTGCTCTGTTGGTGTCTTTAGCATAGCTTGGAATGGGTTCGTTTACCTGATTATCAATTAAAGGTAAATGCGCTTGTTCCTGTAACGCATTTGCAATACCTTGATAAATAAAATCGTGCACTAATCGTCCTTGATGAAAACGCACTTCGTGTTTTGCTGGGTGAACATTGACGTCCACTTGGCTAGCGTCAAGATCCAAAAAGAGGACAAAACTCGGATAACAATCTTTCGCCAGTAAATCACCATAGGCTTGGCGGATAGCATGGTTAATGGTTTTATCTCGCATCATTCTCCCATTAACATAGCTATAATTCAGATCGTTTTGAGTACGAGCAATAGTGGGCGAACCAATCCAACCTTGTAAATGCAGATCTCCGTGTTGCCAATCTAAATGGACACTATTTTGAATAAAATTATCACCACAAATTGCTGCCACTCGTTTTTGTTGCTGCTCTAAATTGTGATGAGCGATCCCTTTGTAATAGCGGACTTTTTTATCATTATGGGTTAATGTAAATGTAATACTTGGTTTAGCTAAGGCAATACGTCTAACTACTTCATCAATATGATTAAATTCTGTTTTATCTGTACGTAAAAATTTACGTCTTGCAGGGGTATTAAAAAATAAATTAGCGACTTCAATGGTTGTACCAACAGGGTGTGAAGCAGGTTTAACTTCAACCGCCATATCTCGCCCCTGTGCATAAGCCTGCCATGCTTCGGTTTGATTTTCAGGGCGTGAAGTTAAGGTTAAACGAGAAACAGAACTAATACTTGCTAGCGCTTCGCCACGAAAGCCTAAACTTAAAATCGCTTCTAAATCTTCAAGACTGGCAATTTTACTGGTAGCGTGACGAGCCAATGCCAATTCTAAATCGACTTTTGCGATACCACAGCCATTATCACGAATGCGGATCAACTGGGAGCCGCCTTTTTCAATATCAATTTGAATATTGGTAGCCCCTGCATCAAGGCTATTTTCCACTAACTCTTTGACCACAGAAGCGGGACGCTCAACCACTTCCCCTGCGGCAATTTGGTTCGCAAGTTGTGGTGGCAGAATATTGATAAGGTGTTTTTCACTCATTGAGATGACCTTGTTATTTGGATAATTTATGTAAATGATTATCTGGATTCTAGCATAAATAAAATAAGAGAAGAATTTTTATTAAAATATGTAAATTTTAATGAGGATCGTACCGCTTGTTTTTAAACAAAAGGTTATATTATCAGAAAATATAACCTTTATAATTAAGTGTCAAAGCTACACATCTAGTTTAGATTGAATTAATTCAACCATTTTTTGCATCTCTTCCTGTGGTGCTTTTTCTTGGTTCATCAGCCAACGAAACAGTTCAGGATCCGTAAATTTCAACATTTCTACAAAGGTATTTTGTTGTTCTTGTGATAAATTATCGAAATGATTTTTATAAAATGGCATTATCATTTCATCTAATTCACGCATACCACGACGGCATTCCCACTCAATTCTAAAACGATTAAAACTCATTATTTTACCTCTTTTATTCTAAGCTCTTTGGGTACTTCAAAAATAGTATTTTCTTCACAGCCTTCTAATTCTTTGATCGTGTTTGCACCGAGAGCTTTTAAATGTGAAACAACGGATTGTACCAACACTTCTGGTGCAGATGCCCCTGCGGTAATACCGATGGTTTCGACATTTTCAAGCCAATTTGGATCAATATCTTCTGCACCATCAATCAATCTTGCAGGTGTTCCCATACGAGAAGCTAACTCAGCTAAACGGTTAGAGTTGGAAGAGTTTTTAGACCCTACCACTAATACCAGCTGTGATTGTTGTGCTAAATCTCGTACTGCTTGTTGGCGGTTTGTGGTGGCATAACAAATATCGTTTTTACGAGGACCTTGAATTGCAGGATATTTTTGTTTTAACTCTTCAATTACATCAATGGTATCATCAATAGATAAGGTGGTTTGGGTCATAAAAGCAAGTTCCTCATCTTTAGTAACAGAGAGTTTTGCCACATCTTCAATAGATTCAACTAAGTAAATACCGCCTTGCTGATTATCATATTGACCCATTGTGCCTTCTACTTCTGGGTGTCCCTCGTGTCCAATCAAAATCGCTTTTGTTCCTTTACGGCTTGCCCTTGCCACTTGCATATGGACTTTGGTCACTAAAGGACAGGTTGCATCAAATACTTTTAAGTTACGATTTTTTGCCTCGTTCCGAACTGCTTGAGATACTCCGTGAGCTGAAAAAATTACAATGGCATCATCGGGCACATCATCAAGCTCTTCAACAAAAATCGCCCCTTTTTGCTTTAATCCTTCCACCACAAAACGATTATGTACCACTTCGTGACGGACATAAATCGGTGCACCGTGAATTTCTAGGGCTAATTCTACAATAGAAATGGCACGATCTACTCCAGCACAAAACCCTCGCGGATTGGCTAATAAAATTTTCATTTAATCACTCTTTTTCTGTTTTTTTCCATCTAAAAAACTTTCTAGGATCAACAATCCCGCCCCCATCACAATACCAATATCGGCAATATTAAAAACAGGATAATGATAAATATCCCAATAAAAATCTAAAAAATCAATAACATAACCATTATACAAACGATCAATGCCATTTGCCAATGCACCACCAATAATTAACGCATAGGCGGCATTTACCAGTTTTTGAGAGTAACGGTTTTTATTTAATAACACCATCAGTACGGTAGAAATCACGACCGCCAAACTAATAAAAAAGTATTTTTGCCAGCCAGAATGTTCTGCTAAAAAGCTA
This DNA window, taken from Pasteurella skyensis, encodes the following:
- a CDS encoding xylulokinase, producing the protein MQKNKQLIDNGDAIVGIELGSTRIKAVLITESGETLATGYADWENRFIDSIWTYHLDEVWDNLQAAYASLQANVTQKYGTHITQLKAMGISAMMHGYLPFDKAGNQLSPFKTWRNNITLPASQILTRLFDYPVPQRWSVAHLYQCILDKEPHIADIDYLTTLSGYVHWQLTGEKVLGIGDASGMFPIDTNTLSYDKTLLSKFGQVITDYQVEWKLENLLPTVLVAGQNAGKLTEKGARLLDPKGLLKAGVPLCPPEGDAGTGMIATNSIKENTGNISAGTSAFTMVVLDKPLSRSYAELDLVTTPAGKLVAMAHANNCSTDINNWINLFNETLQTFGVNIDTDELYNKLFLKALQGDPDCGGLLSYGFYSGEHNVKLTKGCPLFLHPTNAKFSLANFIRVHLYSAFGAMKIGMDILQQQENINITHILGHGGIFKTEQVAQSILAAALNTPVATMDTASDGGAWGIALLANYLSKKDQYRLETYLDQEIFNQTKITLTQPDPAIAKGYQQFMENYKKGIDVVQAALKADISA
- the mutL gene encoding DNA mismatch repair endonuclease MutL → MSEKHLINILPPQLANQIAAGEVVERPASVVKELVENSLDAGATNIQIDIEKGGSQLIRIRDNGCGIAKVDLELALARHATSKIASLEDLEAILSLGFRGEALASISSVSRLTLTSRPENQTEAWQAYAQGRDMAVEVKPASHPVGTTIEVANLFFNTPARRKFLRTDKTEFNHIDEVVRRIALAKPSITFTLTHNDKKVRYYKGIAHHNLEQQQKRVAAICGDNFIQNSVHLDWQHGDLHLQGWIGSPTIARTQNDLNYSYVNGRMMRDKTINHAIRQAYGDLLAKDCYPSFVLFLDLDASQVDVNVHPAKHEVRFHQGRLVHDFIYQGIANALQEQAHLPLIDNQVNEPIPSYAKDTNRAAAGKNIFAERYQENYSQGLSFNRSPSYTSPSVSKSSQRLYGELLHSENTTLNTSPIKRSDFNENLQKTAEITPLTQSNSDYTQALTIVQNKALLLKKQEVFYLVSLKKLAELTLQAELKKNETKVLLIPLSLTLDEVQTIAWQQCEQQLTILGFEIIEKHWQGQTRLTINKVPQCLREQNLQQLLLNLFNQQAVSLSEFFAKNCVNHTACSLSDCISQLAKIEQNAQTRVILEKNYIEVNFSDMLQKIEC
- a CDS encoding succinate dehydrogenase assembly factor 2 yields the protein MMSFNRFRIEWECRRGMRELDEMIMPFYKNHFDNLSQEQQNTFVEMLKFTDPELFRWLMNQEKAPQEEMQKMVELIQSKLDV
- the ispH gene encoding 4-hydroxy-3-methylbut-2-enyl diphosphate reductase, yielding MKILLANPRGFCAGVDRAISIVELALEIHGAPIYVRHEVVHNRFVVEGLKQKGAIFVEELDDVPDDAIVIFSAHGVSQAVRNEAKNRNLKVFDATCPLVTKVHMQVARASRKGTKAILIGHEGHPEVEGTMGQYDNQQGGIYLVESIEDVAKLSVTKDEELAFMTQTTLSIDDTIDVIEELKQKYPAIQGPRKNDICYATTNRQQAVRDLAQQSQLVLVVGSKNSSNSNRLAELASRMGTPARLIDGAEDIDPNWLENVETIGITAGASAPEVLVQSVVSHLKALGANTIKELEGCEENTIFEVPKELRIKEVK
- the lspA gene encoding signal peptidase II: MNKLTEKSGIYWLWLSVVVLVVDLLTKYLVVKSFALYESITVLPIFNLTYVRNTGAAFSFLAEHSGWQKYFFISLAVVISTVLMVLLNKNRYSQKLVNAAYALIIGGALANGIDRLYNGYVIDFLDFYWDIYHYPVFNIADIGIVMGAGLLILESFLDGKKQKKSD